From the genome of Triticum aestivum cultivar Chinese Spring chromosome 3B, IWGSC CS RefSeq v2.1, whole genome shotgun sequence, one region includes:
- the LOC123068231 gene encoding 60S ribosomal protein L9 yields the protein MKTILASETMEIPEEVTVKVSAKMISVTGPRGTLTRNFKHLNLDFQLQEGGRRLKVDAWFGTRKTMAAIRTAISHVQNLITGVTKGFRYKMRFVYAHFPINASITAANKGIEIRNFLGEKKVRKVDMLDGVTILRSEKVKDEIVLDGNDIELVSRSAALINQKCHVKNKDIRKFLDGIYVSDKGAIKEE from the exons ATGAAGACGATCCTGGCGTCGGAGACGATGGAGATCCCGGAGGAGGTGACGGTGAAGGTGTCGGCGAAGATGATCTCGGTGACGGGTCCCCGGGGCACGCTGACCCGCAACTTCAAGCACCTCAACCTCGACTTCCAGCTGCAGGAGGGCGGGCGGAGGCTCAAGGTGGACGCCTGGTTCGGCACCCGCAAGACCATGGCCGCCATCCGCACCGCCATCTCCCACGTCCAGAACCTCATCACCGGCGTCACCAAGGGCTTCCGCTACAAGATGCGCTTCGTCTACGCCCACTTCCCCATCAACGCCTCCATCACCGCCGCCAACAAGGGCATCGAGATCAGGAACTTCCTCGGCGAGAAGAAg GTAAGGAAAGTAGACATGCTTGACGGTGTGACGATCCTGCGGTCCGAGAAAGTTAAGGATGAGATTGTCCTGGATGGCAACGACATCGAGCTAGTCTCTCGCTCTGCTGCCCTGATCAACCAG AAATGCCACGTGAAGAACAAGGACATCAGGAAGTTCCTGGACGGCATCTACGTCAGCGACAAGGGCGCCATCAAGGAAGAGTAG